The proteins below are encoded in one region of Alistipes communis:
- a CDS encoding TonB-dependent receptor domain-containing protein produces MEIRSFGDDAYIAGGSTDAKGEFELRLKETYSKIRVSVTFLGYKPVQKVYVPDESRDYLDFEMQEESHTMDEVVVKGLSPAERVQRLAYNVSLVETAKLKNTTMDLSNVIDKISGVKIRSTGGVGSEANVTLNGFSGRHVKIFIDGVPMDGMSSAFGLNNIPAGLAKRVEVYKGVVPIELGGDALGGAINIVTDNSRRTRVSASYSFGSFNTHKTNVYAEHTSKKGLYVSLNAYQNYSDNDYKVNIDHYTKFGETGNSVVYEDLVVRRFHAKYHNEAAILKVGVVDKPWADRLLFGFTGGYEYKQTQNASNMNWVYGARYTTANTLMPQLTYEKKFKVLKGLHVSLNGNYNFGQSYAADTARCNYNWLGEKSKPKSAPGELAYTKYRYRDNNGAANFRMALFPADGHSVSLSTTFTSFSRSGKDETQPTPEYEHPQQSMKAVTGLSYKYDYKGKWNTSVFVKNYLNHLEAYLDPDGGSDYRDFSNTSSYWGGGLASTYFWGQHVQLRLSYEYALRLPTSRELFGTGDDIERGNSSLKPETSNNINVGVTASPIDAGNHRLTIDAAFQYREIDDYIRRTTNNDNGRASSKNDGGVRNLGGDFGIRYAFADLFFIGGNFSYIDMRSMTRYVTGTQRESKNYKERIPAIPYMYGNAEAGITLRDVFLKGATLDIHYMMNYIRQFSYEWNTYNNPELDVPTQFSHDLFVSYNFGRKSEFTVSAECTNIFNARLYDNFKMQKPGRAFAVKFGYNFLK; encoded by the coding sequence GTGGAGATACGCTCTTTCGGGGACGACGCCTACATAGCAGGAGGTTCCACCGATGCGAAAGGAGAGTTTGAGCTCCGCCTGAAAGAAACGTATTCCAAAATTCGGGTCTCCGTTACCTTCCTGGGATATAAGCCGGTCCAGAAAGTATATGTCCCCGATGAAAGCCGCGATTATCTCGACTTCGAGATGCAGGAGGAATCCCATACCATGGACGAGGTGGTGGTAAAGGGGCTGAGTCCGGCGGAAAGAGTGCAGCGGCTGGCCTATAACGTATCGCTGGTGGAAACGGCCAAGCTGAAAAACACGACGATGGATCTGTCCAATGTCATCGACAAGATCAGCGGGGTGAAAATCCGCTCCACGGGAGGCGTGGGTTCCGAAGCCAACGTCACCCTGAACGGCTTTTCCGGACGCCACGTGAAAATCTTCATCGACGGAGTGCCGATGGACGGCATGAGTTCGGCTTTCGGGCTGAACAACATTCCGGCCGGTTTGGCCAAGCGTGTGGAGGTATACAAGGGCGTCGTGCCTATCGAACTGGGCGGCGACGCGCTCGGCGGAGCCATCAATATCGTCACGGACAACAGCCGGCGCACCCGGGTCAGCGCTTCCTATTCGTTCGGTTCGTTCAACACCCACAAGACCAACGTTTATGCGGAACATACCTCGAAGAAGGGTCTCTATGTCTCGCTGAATGCCTACCAGAACTACTCGGACAACGATTACAAAGTCAATATCGACCACTACACCAAGTTCGGCGAAACCGGCAACAGCGTAGTCTACGAGGATCTCGTAGTCCGCCGGTTCCATGCCAAATACCACAACGAGGCCGCAATTCTGAAAGTCGGCGTCGTCGACAAACCGTGGGCGGACCGCCTGCTTTTCGGTTTCACCGGAGGCTACGAGTACAAGCAGACCCAGAACGCCTCCAACATGAACTGGGTGTACGGAGCGCGCTACACCACGGCCAACACGCTGATGCCGCAGCTGACTTACGAAAAGAAGTTCAAGGTGTTGAAGGGGCTGCACGTGTCGTTGAACGGAAATTATAATTTCGGTCAGTCCTACGCGGCCGACACGGCCCGTTGCAACTACAACTGGCTGGGAGAAAAGAGTAAACCCAAGAGCGCTCCGGGAGAGCTGGCCTATACCAAATACCGTTATCGCGACAACAACGGCGCAGCCAACTTCCGTATGGCCCTTTTCCCCGCGGACGGCCATTCCGTATCTTTGAGTACCACCTTCACCTCTTTCTCCCGTTCGGGCAAGGACGAAACCCAGCCCACGCCCGAATACGAGCATCCCCAGCAGAGCATGAAAGCGGTTACGGGGCTGAGTTACAAATACGATTACAAGGGCAAATGGAACACCTCCGTTTTCGTGAAGAATTACCTGAACCATCTGGAAGCCTATCTCGATCCGGACGGCGGAAGCGACTATCGGGATTTCAGCAACACCTCCTCATATTGGGGCGGAGGTTTGGCCAGCACCTACTTCTGGGGGCAGCACGTGCAGCTGAGGCTTTCGTATGAGTATGCGCTCCGCCTGCCCACCAGCCGCGAACTGTTCGGTACGGGAGACGACATCGAACGGGGAAATTCGAGCCTGAAGCCGGAAACGAGCAACAATATCAACGTCGGCGTTACAGCCAGCCCGATAGACGCGGGCAACCATCGCCTGACGATAGACGCGGCCTTCCAGTACCGCGAGATAGACGACTATATCCGGCGAACCACGAACAACGACAACGGACGCGCCTCTTCGAAGAATGACGGCGGAGTCCGCAACCTCGGCGGAGATTTCGGCATCCGCTATGCGTTCGCCGATCTTTTCTTCATCGGCGGAAATTTCAGCTATATCGACATGCGGAGCATGACCAGATACGTGACGGGCACGCAGCGGGAGAGTAAAAACTACAAGGAACGTATTCCGGCCATTCCCTATATGTACGGCAACGCAGAGGCCGGAATCACGCTGCGCGATGTTTTCCTGAAAGGAGCCACGCTGGATATTCATTACATGATGAATTACATACGGCAGTTCAGCTACGAATGGAACACCTACAACAACCCCGAACTGGATGTGCCTACCCAGTTCTCGCACGATCTTTTCGTGAGCTACAATTTCGGCAGGAAGTCGGAGTTCACGGTCTCGGCCGAGTGCACCAACATCTTCAACGCCCGCCTGTACGACAACTTCAAGATGCAGAAGCCGGGACGCGCCTTCGCCGTCAAATTCGGATATAATTTCCTTAAATAA
- a CDS encoding RNA polymerase sigma-70 factor, whose product MNPDTEIFNRLYVRYRSNFIAIARSYVEDTAVAEDIVTDSFVSWWLRRNTLPENTDPRRYVVGTIKKQCLEHLRSRQIQTRAHKNLRDTNARMLAYHLASLENNTTENLHAEEVVEILRRQLEAMPALMRDIFIASRTEELSHKEIAARFHISERRVKYELKKALDTLKESFRDYLPAFFILWAIDLLMQDYR is encoded by the coding sequence ATGAATCCCGATACGGAAATATTCAACAGGCTCTACGTCAGATACCGGAGTAATTTCATCGCCATTGCCCGGTCATATGTAGAAGATACTGCCGTAGCCGAAGATATCGTCACGGATTCTTTCGTCTCCTGGTGGCTCCGCAGGAATACGCTTCCCGAAAATACCGATCCCCGGAGATACGTCGTAGGAACGATCAAAAAACAGTGTCTGGAACACCTGCGCTCCCGTCAGATACAAACCCGGGCTCACAAAAACCTTCGGGATACCAACGCTCGTATGCTGGCGTATCATCTCGCCAGTCTGGAAAACAATACGACCGAAAATCTACACGCGGAAGAAGTCGTCGAAATCTTGCGCAGGCAGCTGGAAGCGATGCCTGCCCTGATGCGGGATATTTTCATCGCCAGTCGCACCGAAGAACTGAGTCATAAGGAAATTGCAGCACGGTTCCATATTTCCGAACGCAGAGTAAAATACGAACTTAAAAAAGCATTGGACACATTGAAAGAGTCGTTCAGGGATTATTTGCCGGCATTTTTCATCCTTTGGGCTATCGACCTGCTGATGCAAGACTACCGTTGA
- a CDS encoding FecR family protein, with protein sequence MESTDILKYLEGRSSEAEKRKLVKWLDASPDHVKEFEEIRFVFEMTKIYDSECREFLAERSDKPMKVRLGGRLPRIVRRLGGVAAAVVLFFGAGYLTYLHTVNSFSSQYTSLDVPAGQRVDITLADGSRVWLNSGARLEYPVVFGRHERMVKLTGEAMFEVEHDEDHPFIVRTFASDVEVLGTRFNVVADEKSRRFSTILLNGSLRLTERTTRAGAVLNSGDEAHWLNGRFSVSKVRDFDAVCWTEGLISVRGQSFEELMRKFETAYNVRIEIARQTMPVIGFASGKIRISDGIDHALRVLQHTSDFTFTHDPKKNVVTIH encoded by the coding sequence ATGGAATCTACGGACATATTGAAATATCTCGAAGGCAGAAGTTCGGAGGCGGAAAAGCGGAAACTTGTGAAGTGGTTGGATGCCTCCCCCGACCATGTGAAAGAATTCGAGGAGATCCGGTTCGTCTTTGAAATGACGAAGATATACGATTCGGAGTGCAGGGAATTCTTAGCAGAGCGGAGCGATAAGCCCATGAAGGTGCGGCTTGGGGGACGGCTCCCGCGGATCGTACGGCGTCTGGGTGGAGTGGCGGCAGCGGTCGTGCTGTTCTTCGGTGCAGGCTATCTGACATATCTGCATACGGTCAATAGCTTTTCCTCGCAGTATACGTCTCTGGACGTTCCGGCGGGACAACGGGTGGATATCACGTTGGCGGACGGTTCGCGGGTTTGGCTCAACTCGGGTGCCCGTCTCGAATATCCGGTCGTTTTCGGGCGTCATGAGCGTATGGTGAAACTCACGGGAGAGGCGATGTTCGAAGTGGAACACGACGAGGATCATCCGTTTATCGTCCGGACTTTCGCTTCCGATGTGGAGGTTCTGGGTACCCGTTTCAATGTCGTCGCGGATGAGAAATCGAGACGCTTTTCGACGATTTTGTTGAACGGATCCCTTCGCCTGACCGAGCGGACGACCCGGGCCGGTGCCGTGTTGAACTCCGGAGACGAAGCACATTGGTTGAACGGGCGTTTTTCCGTCAGCAAAGTCCGCGATTTCGACGCTGTTTGTTGGACGGAGGGATTGATCAGCGTTCGCGGTCAGTCGTTCGAGGAACTGATGCGGAAGTTTGAAACTGCGTATAATGTGCGTATTGAAATTGCCCGTCAGACAATGCCGGTCATTGGCTTTGCGAGCGGAAAGATCCGGATATCAGACGGCATCGACCATGCATTGCGCGTGTTGCAGCATACTTCGGATTTCACCTTCACGCACGATCCGAAGAAAAACGTTGTTACGATCCATTGA
- a CDS encoding SusC/RagA family TonB-linked outer membrane protein, producing MNKKQVFRKIEGLIGRVVLCVCLSVCTLAARAQDNLLTVNLDKVPLSEAIAAIEGQSRYLFMLGEGIDASAEFISVHAEKQPLREVLDQLIRGSRLAYSIEGQNILLSLTGTDTDKPFTVRGRVSDRTGAPVIGAAVLVKGTTIGTSTGLDGSYTLEIPAPAATAVLTVNFLGYAPMEILVGQRSQIDFALREEAQTVDAVVVTALGIKRSEKALSYNVQQVNSEDIVGNKDANFINSLNGKVAGVNINASSSGVGGASKVVMRGSKAISQSSNALYVIDGIPMFNLGSEGGTEFDSRGTTEAIADINPEDIESISVLTGAAAAALYGNNAANGAIVITTKKGKAGALSVTVSQNTEFLRPFRMPEFQSRYGTGSLASSASSVDKSWGARLNAATIGGYDPADDFLQTGVVTTETVALSTGTEKNQTYVSASAVNSKGMVPNNDYDRYNFTFRNTTSFLKDRMTLDVGASYIKQSDMNMVNQGTYSNPLVTAYLFPRGNDWEDIRMYERWDSDRKLATQYWPEKMFSALTGQNPYWIAYRNLRENKKDRYMLNANLNYRILDWLSVSGRVRIDNSNNEYTKKLYATSNTTLTNEGSDALSKGSFMLERTIDKQTYADILVNINKTFGENWSLNANIGASYSDMQQSIFSNEGPIMSTGIANVFNVMQLDNTKTKRIQSGYRDQTQSLFASVEAGFKNTYFLTLTGRGDWPSQLAGPYSAKTAFFYPSVGASVVLSEALPMPKWISYLKVRGSFASVGLPIPRFLAQQTYEWDNANQQWASKTHYPMGELKPERTDSWEVGLTARFLRHFNVDLSLYTAKTYNQTFDPGISPSSGYSTMYIQTGSVRNKGIELSAGYSNEWGKFGWSSNFTFSANRNEIMELMEGYVIPVINEPMTLDRLDIGGLGYARFLLKKGGSLGDLYSTADLRRDSRGNIYVDADGKVVGNTTNVKDIKLGSVFPKANLAWRNDFNYGNFNFGFMLSARLGGIVYSATQAYMDYYGVSEATAAARDFGGVVVNGDLIDAENWYSVVAGQGGLPQYYTYSATNFRLQEVSIGYTIPKAKLWNIADVTVSLVGRNLWMIYCEAPFDPEAVATTGNYYQGIDNFMMPGTRNLGFNVRLKF from the coding sequence ATGAATAAAAAACAAGTTTTTCGTAAAATCGAGGGACTAATCGGACGGGTGGTGTTATGTGTTTGTCTGAGCGTGTGTACGTTGGCAGCCAGAGCTCAGGATAACTTGCTGACCGTCAATCTGGACAAGGTTCCTCTTTCCGAAGCTATTGCTGCCATAGAAGGACAGTCCCGTTATCTTTTCATGTTAGGCGAGGGCATCGATGCCTCTGCGGAATTCATTTCCGTTCATGCCGAGAAGCAACCGCTCCGCGAGGTTCTCGATCAGTTGATACGGGGATCGCGGCTCGCATATAGTATCGAGGGGCAGAATATCCTGTTGTCTTTGACCGGAACCGACACTGACAAACCCTTTACGGTCCGCGGCCGGGTATCGGATCGTACCGGTGCTCCGGTGATCGGGGCGGCGGTTCTTGTGAAGGGCACGACGATCGGTACGAGCACGGGACTCGATGGTTCTTACACCTTGGAGATTCCTGCACCTGCCGCGACGGCCGTGCTGACTGTCAATTTCCTGGGTTATGCTCCGATGGAGATTCTCGTCGGTCAGCGTTCGCAGATCGACTTCGCCTTGCGCGAAGAGGCCCAGACCGTCGATGCCGTCGTGGTAACGGCTCTGGGTATCAAACGTTCGGAGAAGGCGCTGTCGTACAACGTGCAGCAGGTGAATTCCGAAGATATCGTCGGCAACAAAGACGCCAATTTCATCAACTCGCTGAACGGCAAGGTTGCCGGCGTGAACATAAACGCCTCGTCGTCGGGTGTGGGCGGCGCTTCGAAAGTGGTGATGCGCGGCAGCAAGGCCATCAGCCAGTCGTCGAATGCACTCTACGTGATCGACGGTATCCCGATGTTCAATCTGGGCAGCGAGGGCGGTACGGAGTTCGACTCGCGGGGTACGACGGAAGCTATCGCGGACATCAATCCCGAAGACATCGAATCGATTTCGGTGCTGACGGGAGCCGCCGCAGCGGCCCTTTACGGCAACAATGCCGCCAACGGAGCCATCGTCATCACCACGAAGAAGGGCAAGGCCGGAGCGCTGAGCGTCACCGTATCGCAGAACACGGAATTTCTGCGTCCGTTCCGTATGCCCGAATTCCAGAGCCGTTACGGCACGGGCAGCCTCGCTTCGTCCGCCTCGTCGGTAGACAAGAGCTGGGGAGCCCGTCTGAACGCCGCTACGATCGGAGGGTATGACCCGGCCGACGATTTCCTGCAAACGGGCGTTGTGACGACCGAGACCGTAGCTCTCTCGACAGGCACGGAGAAAAACCAGACCTATGTCTCGGCTTCGGCGGTCAATTCGAAGGGGATGGTTCCCAATAACGACTACGACCGTTACAATTTCACGTTCCGTAATACTACGTCGTTCCTGAAAGACCGTATGACGCTCGACGTGGGAGCCAGCTACATCAAGCAGAGCGACATGAACATGGTGAACCAGGGAACCTATTCGAATCCGCTGGTGACGGCTTACCTTTTCCCGCGCGGGAACGACTGGGAGGATATTCGGATGTACGAACGCTGGGACTCCGACCGGAAGCTCGCCACGCAATACTGGCCCGAAAAGATGTTCTCGGCACTGACCGGACAGAATCCCTACTGGATCGCCTATCGCAACCTGCGCGAGAATAAGAAAGACCGCTACATGCTGAATGCGAATCTGAATTACCGGATTCTCGACTGGCTGTCGGTGTCGGGACGCGTGCGGATCGACAACTCCAACAACGAATACACCAAGAAACTCTATGCGACGTCGAACACCACGCTGACGAACGAGGGTTCCGACGCATTGTCGAAAGGTTCCTTCATGCTGGAGCGTACGATCGACAAGCAGACCTATGCCGATATTTTGGTGAACATCAACAAGACGTTCGGGGAGAACTGGTCGCTGAATGCCAATATCGGGGCCTCCTATTCGGACATGCAGCAGAGTATTTTCAGCAACGAAGGGCCGATCATGTCCACGGGAATCGCCAATGTATTCAACGTAATGCAGCTGGACAATACGAAGACCAAGCGTATCCAGTCGGGGTACCGTGACCAGACGCAGTCGTTGTTCGCGTCGGTCGAGGCCGGTTTCAAGAACACCTATTTCCTTACCCTCACCGGCCGCGGAGACTGGCCTTCGCAGCTTGCAGGGCCCTATTCCGCCAAGACGGCGTTCTTCTATCCGTCGGTAGGCGCTTCTGTCGTGCTTTCCGAGGCGCTTCCGATGCCGAAATGGATCTCCTATCTGAAAGTACGCGGTTCGTTCGCTTCGGTGGGTCTTCCCATTCCGCGGTTCCTCGCGCAACAGACTTACGAGTGGGACAACGCGAACCAGCAATGGGCTTCCAAAACCCATTATCCGATGGGCGAGCTGAAACCCGAGCGCACCGATTCGTGGGAAGTGGGACTGACGGCGCGTTTCCTCCGCCATTTCAACGTAGACCTGAGCCTTTATACGGCCAAGACCTACAACCAGACTTTCGACCCCGGCATTTCGCCGTCGTCGGGTTATTCCACGATGTACATTCAGACGGGATCGGTACGCAACAAAGGTATCGAACTTTCGGCGGGCTATTCGAACGAATGGGGTAAATTCGGCTGGTCGTCGAACTTCACGTTCAGCGCCAACCGCAATGAAATCATGGAGCTGATGGAGGGTTATGTGATTCCCGTCATCAACGAACCGATGACGCTCGACCGTCTCGACATCGGCGGGCTGGGTTACGCACGGTTCCTGCTGAAAAAGGGCGGCAGCCTGGGCGATCTGTACTCCACGGCCGATCTGCGGCGCGACAGCCGGGGCAACATCTATGTCGATGCCGACGGCAAGGTGGTCGGCAACACGACGAATGTAAAGGATATCAAACTCGGCTCGGTATTCCCGAAGGCGAATCTGGCCTGGCGCAACGACTTCAACTACGGCAACTTCAATTTCGGTTTCATGCTCTCGGCCCGTCTGGGCGGCATCGTCTATTCGGCGACCCAGGCCTATATGGATTATTACGGGGTGTCGGAAGCTACGGCCGCCGCGCGCGATTTCGGAGGAGTCGTCGTCAACGGCGATCTGATCGATGCGGAGAACTGGTATTCGGTGGTCGCCGGACAGGGGGGCCTTCCCCAATATTACACCTATTCGGCGACGAACTTCCGCTTGCAGGAGGTGTCGATCGGATATACCATTCCGAAGGCGAAGCTCTGGAACATCGCCGATGTCACGGTTTCGCTGGTAGGCCGCAACCTGTGGATGATCTACTGCGAGGCGCCGTTCGATCCCGAAGCCGTGGCCACCACGGGCAATTATTACCAGGGAATCGACAACTTCATGATGCCGGGCACGCGAAACCTGGGTTTCAATGTCAGACTTAAATTCTAA
- a CDS encoding SusD/RagB family nutrient-binding outer membrane lipoprotein, translating to MKTTYNKICFGICLLGGALAGSCTGDYMDYNRNWAEVSPEETERDEYLVSSLLGGMQSNVIPVEEHLNQFTECLMGGVWGGYFADSQVWANSFSYFNPSQDWLGKMYLEIIPNVYSNWLSLQAATKDETILAVGQIVKAAAFQRVTDTYGPIPYSRIGSDGKVTAPLDTQREVYEKIFEELDAAVATLTEHRTSSISAAADKVYSGDIEKWIKFANSLKLRMAMRLVYAAPATAEQRAKEAVDTTDGKLGVMTSNDDNAQLSGINVNPFYKVAYEYNGGETRISADLLNYMKSWNDPRISAYAKKSTFTDAVNDYWGLRIGNEYPITSGQAYSNLNIGQSDPLLWMNVSEVMFLRAEASLYGWDTGDTAENFYRRGVELSFAKWNAGDAASYLSSQNRVGAYNDPKGQYAFVPDTKCVPAWNSLDPELQLEQIITQKWIANFPLGHEAWAEFRRTGYPKLAAAPVNRSGGDVADGKFARRLIYPSDEYKTNGVNLNRAVGKDLSNGGDRLSTHVWWDCNPKLVNE from the coding sequence ATGAAAACGACATACAACAAGATATGCTTCGGCATCTGCCTCCTGGGCGGAGCTTTGGCGGGTTCGTGTACCGGAGACTACATGGACTACAACCGCAACTGGGCGGAGGTTTCTCCGGAGGAGACGGAGCGCGACGAATACCTCGTCAGCTCGCTGCTCGGCGGTATGCAGAGCAATGTGATTCCCGTCGAGGAGCATCTGAATCAGTTCACCGAGTGCCTGATGGGCGGTGTGTGGGGCGGCTATTTCGCCGACTCGCAGGTGTGGGCCAACTCGTTCTCCTATTTTAATCCTTCGCAGGACTGGCTGGGTAAAATGTATCTGGAAATCATTCCCAACGTCTATTCCAACTGGCTCAGCTTGCAGGCTGCAACGAAAGACGAAACGATCCTTGCCGTAGGGCAGATCGTCAAGGCTGCGGCTTTCCAGCGCGTGACCGACACCTACGGGCCGATCCCTTACAGCCGGATCGGTTCGGACGGGAAGGTTACGGCTCCGCTGGATACCCAGCGGGAGGTCTACGAAAAGATTTTCGAAGAGCTGGATGCTGCGGTTGCCACGCTGACGGAACATCGCACCTCGTCGATCTCGGCGGCTGCCGACAAGGTCTACTCCGGAGATATCGAAAAATGGATCAAGTTCGCCAATTCGCTCAAACTGCGGATGGCCATGCGGCTGGTCTATGCGGCTCCTGCGACGGCCGAGCAACGAGCCAAAGAGGCCGTGGATACAACGGACGGAAAACTGGGTGTAATGACTTCGAACGACGACAACGCTCAGCTTTCGGGAATCAACGTCAATCCGTTTTACAAGGTGGCCTACGAATACAACGGAGGCGAAACGCGTATTTCGGCCGATCTGCTCAATTACATGAAGAGCTGGAACGATCCCCGGATCAGCGCTTATGCCAAAAAGTCCACGTTCACCGATGCGGTCAATGACTATTGGGGGCTGCGCATCGGCAACGAATATCCCATCACCAGCGGACAGGCTTATTCGAATCTGAATATCGGTCAAAGCGATCCGCTGTTGTGGATGAACGTTTCGGAGGTGATGTTCCTGCGGGCCGAAGCGTCGCTTTACGGCTGGGATACGGGCGATACGGCCGAGAACTTCTATCGTCGCGGAGTCGAACTTTCGTTCGCGAAGTGGAATGCCGGAGATGCCGCCTCCTACCTCTCTTCGCAGAACAGGGTCGGCGCCTACAACGACCCCAAGGGGCAATACGCATTCGTGCCCGATACGAAGTGCGTGCCCGCATGGAACTCTCTGGATCCCGAGTTGCAGCTCGAGCAGATCATCACGCAGAAATGGATCGCCAACTTCCCGTTGGGACACGAAGCCTGGGCCGAGTTCCGCCGCACGGGTTATCCGAAGTTGGCGGCTGCGCCCGTGAATCGGAGCGGAGGCGATGTCGCCGACGGGAAATTCGCCCGTCGTCTGATCTATCCTTCGGACGAGTACAAAACCAACGGAGTGAATCTGAACAGGGCTGTCGGCAAAGACCTTTCCAATGGTGGCGACAGGCTTTCCACGCATGTCTGGTGGGACTGCAATCCGAAATTGGTTAACGAATAA
- a CDS encoding glycoside hydrolase family 18 — protein sequence MKRKIEIAVALLLATTFGLPSCEDWTDVDNLSVEYENVEQQNPELYSRYLASLREYRKTDHTLVYAWYDNSVKVPVSRAHYLRDVPDSIDVVGLIHPDSLTQSEIEQMNYLREQKGMKIVYTIDFDGMKTDYTNIVEPADPDRDFRSYLTDTLSYTLSLLKKYPYDGICIGYTGKSTVLMDDAEKKEYMENENCFIGILEDWCSRNEGVELTFFGQPDNLLDKDILDRCPTILLDGRTATATNELTTLMTRNWIAGYAGRYGMVVAGTPLSGTNKYAAFSDGTPATDAVAAWACTPQQGARIRAVGVYDFSGDYFNADNTYKNMRNMISTLNPSIK from the coding sequence ATGAAAAGAAAAATCGAAATAGCTGTTGCTCTGCTGTTGGCGACGACATTCGGCCTTCCCTCCTGCGAGGACTGGACCGATGTGGACAACCTCTCGGTGGAGTATGAGAATGTCGAGCAGCAGAACCCCGAACTCTATTCCCGGTATCTCGCTTCGTTGCGCGAATACCGCAAGACCGATCATACGCTGGTTTACGCATGGTACGACAACAGCGTGAAAGTGCCGGTGTCGCGGGCCCATTATTTGCGCGACGTCCCCGACAGCATCGACGTCGTGGGGCTGATCCATCCCGACAGCCTGACGCAAAGCGAGATCGAGCAGATGAATTATCTGCGGGAGCAGAAGGGGATGAAGATCGTCTATACGATTGATTTCGACGGGATGAAAACCGACTATACGAATATCGTGGAGCCCGCAGACCCCGACCGGGATTTCCGGTCGTACCTCACCGATACGCTCTCCTATACATTGTCTTTGCTGAAAAAGTATCCCTATGACGGCATTTGCATCGGTTATACGGGGAAATCCACCGTGCTGATGGACGATGCCGAGAAAAAGGAGTACATGGAAAACGAGAACTGTTTTATCGGCATTCTCGAAGACTGGTGCTCGCGTAACGAAGGGGTGGAGTTGACTTTCTTCGGGCAGCCTGACAATCTGTTGGACAAAGACATTCTGGATCGGTGCCCGACCATTCTGCTTGACGGCCGGACCGCTACGGCGACCAATGAACTGACGACGCTGATGACCCGGAACTGGATCGCCGGTTATGCAGGTCGTTATGGCATGGTCGTAGCCGGTACGCCGCTCTCGGGAACGAACAAATACGCCGCGTTCTCCGACGGTACGCCGGCGACGGACGCCGTGGCAGCCTGGGCCTGCACGCCCCAGCAGGGAGCGAGGATTCGTGCCGTAGGGGTCTATGATTTCTCGGGGGATTATTTCAATGCCGACAATACCTACAAGAACATGCGTAACATGATTTCGACGCTCAACCCGTCGATCAAATAA